A genomic stretch from Desulfonispora thiosulfatigenes DSM 11270 includes:
- a CDS encoding replication-associated recombination protein A, whose protein sequence is MDLFSMAKEGHLKKKAPLASRMRPKTLDDILGQDEILGKGKLLRNAIEEDNVNSLIFYGPPGTGKTTIANVIAEETNSYFIKLNAVINGVADLRRIIAEAEENLSLYQKSTIIFIDEIHRFNKSQQDALLPSVEAGIVKLIGATTENPFFSINSALLSRLLIFRLNSLSIENIIDIIKKSITDTKQGLGNYNISITEDAIDYLAKSARGDVRIALNSLEMVVGSIKANEKGVRVISVKNLKEIISNPIVAYDKTGDNHYDIISAFIKSMRGSDPDATLHYLARMLEAGEDPRFIARRIVIHASEDVGLADPNALVVAQSAASALEFIGLPEGRIILAQAALYIALAPKSNAVITGIDSALNDIRNIEIGTVPTHLRDAHYQGAQKLGHGLEYKYPHNYPNGFVEQQYLPDALKEKKYYNSTKKKQINNT, encoded by the coding sequence ATGGATTTATTTAGTATGGCTAAAGAAGGTCACTTAAAGAAAAAAGCACCGCTTGCGTCTAGAATGAGGCCAAAGACATTAGATGATATTCTAGGACAAGATGAAATATTAGGAAAAGGGAAATTACTTCGAAATGCTATAGAAGAGGATAATGTTAATTCCCTTATTTTTTACGGCCCGCCAGGGACAGGTAAGACAACTATAGCAAATGTAATAGCAGAAGAAACAAATAGTTATTTTATAAAATTAAATGCTGTTATAAATGGTGTAGCAGATTTACGGAGAATTATTGCTGAGGCAGAAGAAAATTTAAGCCTTTATCAAAAGTCTACTATTATCTTTATCGACGAAATACATAGGTTTAATAAATCTCAGCAAGATGCTTTATTACCATCCGTGGAAGCTGGAATAGTTAAATTAATTGGGGCAACAACTGAAAATCCTTTTTTTAGTATAAATTCTGCTCTTTTGTCTAGATTATTAATTTTTAGACTAAATTCTTTATCAATAGAGAATATTATAGATATTATTAAAAAAAGTATTACGGATACAAAACAAGGTCTCGGTAATTATAATATTAGTATTACTGAAGATGCTATAGACTATCTTGCAAAATCTGCCCGGGGTGATGTAAGGATAGCATTAAATAGCTTAGAAATGGTTGTAGGGTCTATAAAAGCAAATGAAAAAGGTGTAAGAGTAATATCTGTGAAAAATTTAAAAGAAATTATTTCAAATCCAATTGTTGCTTATGATAAAACAGGAGATAATCATTATGATATCATTTCAGCATTTATAAAAAGCATGAGGGGATCAGATCCTGATGCAACCTTACATTATTTAGCACGTATGCTAGAGGCTGGAGAAGATCCAAGGTTTATAGCAAGAAGGATAGTAATTCATGCTTCTGAAGATGTAGGACTAGCTGATCCAAATGCTTTAGTAGTTGCTCAAAGTGCGGCTAGTGCTTTAGAGTTTATTGGTCTTCCTGAAGGGAGGATAATTTTAGCACAGGCTGCTTTATATATTGCACTAGCACCTAAAAGTAATGCCGTAATAACGGGAATAGATAGTGCCTTAAATGATATTAGAAATATAGAGATTGGTACAGTTCCTACGCATTTAAGAGATGCTCATTATCAAGGAGCCCAAAAGTTAGGTCATGGACTTGAGTATAAATATCCTCACAACTATCCTAATGGGTTTGTGGAGCAACAATATTTGCCTGATGCCCTTAAAGAAAAGAAATATTATAATTCAACGAAAAAAAAGCAAATTAATAACACTTAA
- a CDS encoding metal-sensitive transcriptional regulator, with the protein MTTEKQNIMNRLKRIEGQLKGIQRMLDNEACCVDVLIQIAAVKAAVNKVGTLIFENHAKECLTSSEDTRPKDEVIEDLMKVLISFIK; encoded by the coding sequence ATGACTACAGAAAAACAAAATATAATGAACAGGCTAAAACGCATTGAAGGGCAATTAAAAGGGATTCAAAGAATGCTAGACAATGAAGCCTGTTGTGTTGATGTTTTAATTCAAATTGCTGCTGTTAAGGCTGCAGTCAATAAAGTCGGCACATTAATTTTTGAGAATCACGCAAAAGAATGTCTAACTTCATCTGAAGATACAAGACCTAAAGATGAGGTCATAGAAGACTTAATGAAGGTATTAATTAGTTTTATTAAATAA
- the trxA gene encoding thioredoxin: protein MALTFTTAKFEEEVLKSSEPVLVDFWADWCGPCKMVGPVVEELAQDFEGKAKIGKLNVDENGSTAQTYGVMSIPTLILFKDGKELDRVVGFKDKEELAKFINKAL from the coding sequence ATGGCATTAACATTTACTACTGCTAAATTTGAAGAAGAAGTATTAAAATCATCTGAACCTGTGTTAGTAGACTTTTGGGCAGACTGGTGTGGACCATGTAAAATGGTTGGACCTGTTGTAGAAGAATTAGCTCAAGATTTTGAAGGTAAAGCAAAAATAGGCAAATTAAACGTTGATGAAAATGGTTCTACAGCTCAAACTTATGGTGTAATGAGTATACCAACATTAATCCTATTTAAAGATGGTAAAGAATTAGACAGAGTTGTTGGGTTTAAAGATAAAGAAGAATTAGCTAAATTTATCAATAAAGCGCTTTAA
- a CDS encoding tRNA threonylcarbamoyladenosine dehydratase yields the protein MEKALERTTLLIGDKGLEKLTNSSIAVIGVGGVGSYVVEALARCGVGNLLLVDHDIIDVSNINRQIHALTSTIGLSKVDVMKNRIKDINPNCKVEIKKEFCTPENVSIILNKKYDYIIDAIDYVKGKIAIIELAKQKNINVISSMGTANKLNNKSFEIVDVSKTHSCPLAKVMRKELRQKGIDSGVKVIYSPIKSIKIEQNDNTKEKVLGSISFVPPVAGLLLAGEVINDLLFDSTCMIEI from the coding sequence ATGGAAAAAGCACTTGAAAGAACAACTTTATTAATTGGAGATAAAGGTTTAGAAAAACTAACAAATTCTAGTATAGCTGTAATAGGTGTTGGTGGAGTTGGGTCCTATGTTGTTGAAGCCTTAGCTAGATGTGGAGTTGGAAATTTACTACTTGTTGACCATGATATTATTGATGTTTCTAATATTAATAGACAAATACATGCATTAACTTCTACAATTGGACTGTCTAAAGTTGATGTAATGAAAAATAGAATTAAAGATATAAATCCCAATTGTAAAGTAGAAATTAAAAAAGAATTTTGTACACCTGAAAATGTTAGTATAATTTTAAATAAAAAGTACGATTATATAATAGATGCTATTGATTATGTCAAAGGAAAAATAGCAATTATTGAGTTAGCCAAACAAAAGAATATAAATGTAATTTCATCTATGGGAACGGCTAATAAACTTAATAATAAAAGTTTTGAAATTGTAGATGTAAGTAAAACACATAGTTGCCCTTTAGCTAAAGTAATGCGTAAAGAATTACGACAAAAAGGAATTGATAGTGGAGTAAAGGTTATTTATTCCCCAATAAAATCTATAAAAATAGAACAAAATGATAATACTAAAGAAAAGGTTTTAGGTAGTATCTCTTTTGTACCTCCTGTAGCAGGCCTTCTTTTGGCAGGAGAAGTAATAAATGACCTTTTATTTGACAGTACATGCATGATAGAGATATAA